From Bacteroidia bacterium, the proteins below share one genomic window:
- a CDS encoding 2,3,4,5-tetrahydropyridine-2,6-dicarboxylate N-succinyltransferase, producing the protein MEKYIEIIERAWENRNLLKASKTVETIEEIIAMLDTGKLRVAEPKSSKSLVGQTEWQVNEWVKKAVILYFPIKKMETLHAGFMEFYDKIPLKKDFEKLGVRVVPHGVARYGSYVAPGVIMMPSYVNIGAYVDSGTMVDTWATVGSCAQIGKNVHLSGGVGIGGVLEPVQAAPVIIEDNAFIGSRCIIVEGVRVGEEAVIGAGVTITQSTKIIDVTHPTPIEYRGYVPPRSVVIPGSFEKDFTGGKFHVPCALIIGSRKESTDKKTSLNNALRENDVVV; encoded by the coding sequence ATGGAGAAGTACATTGAAATTATAGAACGTGCATGGGAAAATCGCAACTTATTAAAAGCCTCAAAAACAGTTGAAACGATTGAAGAAATTATTGCAATGTTGGACACAGGGAAACTTAGGGTTGCTGAACCAAAATCCAGCAAATCATTAGTAGGGCAAACTGAATGGCAGGTTAATGAATGGGTAAAAAAAGCAGTAATCCTTTATTTTCCAATCAAAAAAATGGAAACTCTTCATGCAGGATTTATGGAATTTTATGACAAAATACCATTGAAGAAAGATTTTGAAAAATTGGGAGTGCGTGTTGTTCCACATGGCGTTGCCAGATATGGGAGCTATGTTGCACCAGGAGTTATTATGATGCCTTCCTACGTAAACATTGGTGCATACGTTGACAGCGGTACTATGGTTGATACATGGGCTACAGTTGGTTCTTGTGCTCAAATCGGCAAAAATGTACATTTGAGTGGGGGTGTTGGTATTGGAGGGGTATTGGAACCAGTTCAAGCAGCACCTGTTATCATTGAAGATAATGCTTTTATTGGGTCTAGATGTATTATTGTTGAAGGGGTAAGAGTTGGTGAAGAAGCAGTGATCGGTGCCGGTGTTACTATTACTCAATCAACGAAAATAATAGATGTCACACACCCTACCCCTATCGAGTATAGAGGCTATGTTCCTCCGCGTTCAGTTGTTATACCGGGGTCTTTCGAAAAAGATTTTACCGGAGGCAAGTTTCATGTACCATGTGCTTTGATAATTGGAAGCAGAAAAGAAAGTACAGACAAAAAAACCTCTCTTAACAATGCGCTTAGAGAAAATGATGTGGTTGTTTAA
- a CDS encoding M1 family metallopeptidase encodes MIKLQNHSFANPHEVTPIHLNLNLKANFQSKVLEGFAEWEIKPVNNVHRIQFDTKNLEIITTEVDGEIIDFSKEKDIEIFGSALVIPIQKDSKIVKIFYRTKPESEAIQWLSAEQTKGKPFLYTQSEAILARTWIPCMDLPEIRFTYNATITCPHDLLPLMSATNPQQKSNDSVYHFEMQQPIPSYLMALSIGDLIFAPLGKECGVYATPDMIKQCVTEFEDLEKMIKTAEDLYGKYYWGRYDILVLPSSFPFGGMENPRLTFATPTIITGDKSLVSLIAHELAHSWSGNLVTNRTWEDFWLNEGFTVYFESRIMEHLYGVDFAEMLRKLDSDALKKTVQEMLQSNPNDTKLFLDLSNRDPDEGMSDIAYDKGRFFLQTIEHYVGRPVFDSFLKKYFHTFAFKTINTATFIQYLNENLLDAYPDIKDSIGVNQWVFEPGIPDNFPNIQSKYLNSVDSLIDRLIDGTPINVDMFNNWTTHHFLYFFRNLPFDYYSNHIEIIDSIGQFTQSHNAEIACDWFILCIKSDFVEAQPFIEDFLTKVGRRKFLEPIYEAMLANTKWNDFAKQTFAKAAKGYHAVSYNTIKQMLDSKFGS; translated from the coding sequence ATGATAAAACTCCAAAACCACAGCTTTGCTAATCCTCACGAAGTCACACCAATACATCTCAATTTAAACCTAAAGGCAAACTTTCAGTCCAAAGTGTTAGAAGGCTTTGCAGAGTGGGAAATAAAACCAGTCAACAACGTTCATCGAATTCAATTTGACACCAAGAATCTTGAAATTATCACAACCGAAGTAGATGGCGAAATAATAGACTTTTCGAAAGAAAAAGATATCGAAATATTTGGTTCCGCATTAGTTATACCCATTCAAAAAGATAGCAAAATTGTTAAGATTTTCTATAGAACAAAGCCTGAATCGGAAGCAATACAATGGCTTAGTGCTGAACAAACCAAAGGCAAACCCTTTCTTTATACACAAAGTGAAGCAATTTTAGCCAGAACTTGGATTCCGTGTATGGATTTGCCGGAAATTCGATTTACGTACAATGCAACTATTACGTGTCCGCATGATTTACTGCCTCTTATGAGTGCTACTAATCCTCAACAAAAATCAAATGATTCGGTATATCACTTTGAGATGCAACAACCAATTCCCTCTTATCTAATGGCACTAAGCATTGGAGATTTGATATTTGCTCCATTAGGAAAAGAATGTGGAGTGTATGCCACACCGGACATGATTAAACAATGCGTTACCGAGTTTGAAGATTTGGAAAAAATGATAAAAACCGCTGAAGACTTATATGGCAAATACTATTGGGGCAGATATGATATATTGGTCTTACCTTCAAGCTTTCCGTTCGGAGGAATGGAGAATCCTCGATTAACTTTTGCAACCCCTACTATTATTACAGGAGACAAGAGTTTAGTATCTCTAATTGCTCATGAGCTCGCACATTCTTGGAGTGGCAACCTTGTTACAAATAGAACATGGGAAGACTTTTGGTTAAATGAAGGTTTTACTGTTTACTTCGAATCTAGAATCATGGAACACTTGTATGGAGTTGATTTTGCAGAAATGCTACGTAAATTAGACTCCGATGCACTCAAAAAAACAGTGCAGGAAATGTTACAAAGCAACCCCAATGACACTAAATTATTTCTTGATTTATCCAACAGAGATCCTGACGAGGGCATGAGTGACATTGCGTATGATAAAGGCAGATTTTTTCTTCAAACAATTGAGCATTATGTAGGACGACCTGTATTTGACTCTTTTTTGAAAAAATATTTTCACACCTTCGCATTTAAAACAATCAATACCGCAACATTTATTCAATACCTCAATGAAAACCTCTTGGATGCTTATCCGGACATAAAAGATTCTATTGGAGTAAATCAATGGGTATTCGAACCCGGCATACCGGATAACTTTCCTAATATTCAATCAAAATATTTGAACTCTGTAGATTCACTGATAGACCGCCTTATTGATGGCACGCCTATTAATGTTGACATGTTCAACAATTGGACAACACATCATTTTTTGTATTTCTTTAGAAATCTGCCCTTCGACTATTACAGTAATCATATAGAAATAATTGATTCAATCGGACAGTTTACACAATCTCACAATGCAGAGATTGCCTGTGATTGGTTTATATTGTGTATAAAAAGTGATTTTGTTGAGGCTCAACCTTTCATAGAAGATTTCTTAACCAAGGTCGGTCGAAGAAAGTTTCTCGAGCCTATTTATGAAGCAATGTTAGCCAACACAAAGTGGAATGATTTTGCTAAGCAAACATTTGCAAAAGCTGCCAAAGGTTACCATGCTGTTTCATACAACACAATTAAACAAATGTTAGATTCTAAATTCGGTTCATAG
- a CDS encoding T9SS type A sorting domain-containing protein, giving the protein MKNRFLTTKTKKISQFTFFLLTTTSLSFSNLNAQTGPGGVGSSSNNVLWLRADKGVYNDNGITNASNSDNVYQWQDASGNGKNAIQTTASNRPNYYSNQLNGLPIITFTGSNNDFLESVGVTTNNRASVWTVASYNSLPTPNPGIIQGRPSTVLNPAAPGDKSIGMWVNSSTSNIWGRGVQSNGVQQDIPKGTTIASKTFFIANNIYRSNRIDQYVNSSASNNNSSFDGTLQSWSSINIGMQAAESWDGNIAEVIVFNIELNNTQRIIIDNYLSAKYNLPLSSNKLYVQDNVANGGFSFEVAGIGRISSTDLHTDAEGSSIIRINNAQDLNDNEFFIWGHNNGDILVSDIYDMPSTVKTRMGRTWRINEVNNSGTGVDVGAIDITWDLSSHPGPINASDLVLLVDNDGDFSNATTITGATNMGGRKYKFSGVTALSNNSYFTLGSLNSKLTPLPIELLRYDIKKISSTSCTIQWVTVEEVNNDYFTLSKSIDGIHWVSLAFIPGTGNSHQENLYEFIDNHTINGVTYYKLTQTDIDGTTTELGMRILDNRVAQNDFILYPTSVENNLYINAPNQTTNISIAITDFNGRSFEPNIIKQSDSKLMIDMSAFQRGVYCIKIISNHSVLNYKVIKE; this is encoded by the coding sequence ATGAAAAACAGGTTTTTAACCACAAAAACAAAAAAAATATCACAATTTACATTTTTTTTGTTAACTACAACTTCATTATCATTTTCTAATCTCAATGCTCAAACAGGACCGGGTGGTGTAGGAAGTTCTTCCAACAATGTACTTTGGCTTAGAGCTGACAAAGGGGTTTATAATGACAATGGAATTACCAATGCATCTAATTCGGACAATGTATATCAATGGCAAGACGCTTCCGGCAATGGAAAGAACGCCATTCAAACTACTGCATCTAACAGACCTAATTATTATTCCAACCAATTAAATGGCTTACCAATAATAACTTTTACAGGTTCGAATAACGATTTTTTGGAATCAGTAGGTGTTACAACAAATAATAGAGCATCTGTTTGGACTGTTGCTTCATACAATAGTCTTCCCACTCCTAACCCAGGAATCATACAAGGACGCCCATCCACAGTTTTAAACCCTGCTGCACCTGGAGATAAATCCATCGGAATGTGGGTAAACAGTAGCACCTCTAATATTTGGGGGCGCGGAGTACAATCAAATGGTGTACAACAAGACATTCCAAAAGGGACAACGATTGCAAGCAAAACATTCTTTATTGCAAACAACATATACAGAAGTAATCGAATTGACCAATACGTGAACAGCAGTGCTTCAAACAACAACTCTTCATTTGATGGTACGCTGCAATCTTGGTCAAGTATCAATATAGGCATGCAAGCTGCCGAATCTTGGGATGGAAATATTGCGGAAGTGATTGTTTTTAATATTGAGCTAAATAATACACAACGCATTATTATTGACAACTACCTTTCTGCAAAATACAATTTACCTTTATCTTCAAACAAACTTTATGTACAAGACAATGTTGCTAATGGTGGATTTTCTTTTGAAGTTGCGGGTATAGGCAGAATTTCTTCGACTGATTTACACACAGATGCAGAAGGTAGTAGTATCATTAGAATTAATAATGCCCAAGATCTAAACGATAACGAGTTCTTTATTTGGGGTCACAACAATGGAGATATATTAGTTTCAGATATTTATGATATGCCTTCAACTGTGAAAACTCGCATGGGGAGAACGTGGAGGATAAACGAGGTCAATAACAGTGGGACAGGAGTAGATGTAGGTGCAATTGATATTACATGGGATTTAAGCAGCCACCCCGGACCTATTAATGCAAGCGATTTGGTTTTATTAGTAGATAATGATGGGGATTTCTCAAATGCAACTACTATTACCGGTGCAACGAATATGGGTGGCAGGAAATATAAATTTTCCGGTGTTACTGCTTTGAGTAACAACAGCTACTTCACTCTTGGCTCTTTAAATAGCAAATTAACACCGCTGCCGATCGAACTGTTACGCTATGACATCAAAAAAATAAGCTCAACATCATGTACAATACAATGGGTTACTGTTGAAGAAGTCAATAATGATTATTTTACATTATCAAAATCCATAGACGGAATACATTGGGTGAGTCTTGCCTTTATACCAGGTACAGGAAATAGCCACCAAGAAAATTTGTATGAGTTTATTGACAATCATACAATTAACGGTGTTACATATTACAAATTAACTCAAACAGATATTGACGGAACAACAACCGAATTAGGTATGAGAATATTGGACAACAGAGTTGCTCAAAATGACTTCATCCTTTACCCTACTTCTGTTGAGAACAATTTATATATCAATGCACCAAATCAAACTACCAACATTTCTATTGCTATTACAGATTTTAATGGGCGCTCATTTGAACCGAATATTATAAAACAATCAGATTCAAAGTTAATGATAGACATGAGCGCATTTCAACGCGGTGTGTACTGTATCAAAATTATTAGCAATCATTCAGTGCTAAATTACAAGGTAATTAAAGAATAA
- a CDS encoding DUF1573 domain-containing protein, whose protein sequence is MKKIFLSAFILSAFVWQLNAQTIVDKGYEGTYAVAKTLNEMPSTVAVFGPEITFTKTKHNFGTIKQGVPVKVKFVFENTGNANLVINKATAGCGCTTPAYSKEPIAPGKKSEIEVGYDAKAVGSFVKDVTVETNAGTVKLVITGVVEVEATDNNGGTEIKIPTKK, encoded by the coding sequence ATGAAAAAAATATTCTTATCCGCTTTCATTTTATCTGCATTTGTTTGGCAACTCAATGCCCAAACTATTGTTGATAAAGGCTACGAAGGAACCTATGCAGTAGCTAAGACTCTCAATGAGATGCCTTCGACTGTTGCAGTCTTTGGTCCTGAAATCACTTTTACTAAAACTAAGCATAATTTTGGAACTATCAAGCAAGGTGTACCGGTTAAGGTAAAATTTGTTTTTGAAAATACCGGCAATGCCAATCTTGTAATCAATAAAGCAACAGCAGGTTGCGGTTGTACCACTCCTGCCTATTCAAAAGAACCTATTGCGCCAGGCAAAAAGTCTGAAATTGAAGTTGGGTATGACGCTAAAGCTGTGGGCAGTTTTGTCAAAGATGTTACTGTGGAAACGAATGCAGGTACTGTAAAGTTAGTTATTACCGGTGTAGTAGAAGTGGAAGCCACCGACAACAACGGAGGAACTGAAATCAAAATACCAACTAAAAAATAA
- a CDS encoding DUF1573 domain-containing protein, with amino-acid sequence MVDMNLSKNLCNICSKVLFIFVLICSVSSSASAINGDTLHFDFPRDTLDLGIVKEGEIVHFSFTVKNNYETIVHINQVYPTCGCTKTDEAIDAFYLYPEESKVLSFNFDSNGRVGLNYRLIRVFTEKGLFDVYFKVYVEKKE; translated from the coding sequence ATGGTTGATATGAATCTTTCAAAGAACCTTTGTAACATCTGTTCAAAGGTTCTTTTTATTTTTGTTTTAATCTGTAGCGTTAGCTCATCTGCAAGTGCCATTAATGGTGATACCTTACATTTTGACTTCCCAAGAGATACGTTAGACCTTGGTATTGTTAAAGAAGGGGAGATTGTACATTTTTCTTTTACCGTTAAAAATAACTATGAAACCATCGTGCATATCAATCAAGTCTATCCGACTTGCGGGTGTACAAAAACGGATGAAGCAATTGATGCATTCTATCTATATCCTGAAGAGAGCAAAGTGTTGAGTTTTAACTTTGATTCGAATGGCAGAGTGGGACTCAATTATAGATTAATCAGGGTGTTTACTGAGAAAGGTTTATTTGATGTCTATTTCAAAGTTTATGTAGAAAAGAAGGAGTAG
- the rsmA gene encoding 16S rRNA (adenine(1518)-N(6)/adenine(1519)-N(6))-dimethyltransferase RsmA, with the protein MNCVKPKKKFGQHFLKDKSIAEKVATIIPVEFEGKILEIGPGTGVLTQFLMNTRLKDLYLSEIDTESIEYLKENLIDATYHHRIIEGDFLKNASSMLKDANWFVIGNFPYNISSQILFKILENRQFVDGFGGMFQREVARRICSEPHSKEYGILSVLVQAYFQMEYCFTVSENVFNPPPKVKTGVIKGWRYRETLGDCSDKLFFDVVKTAFNQRRKTMNNCLKKFNLPTETLEQTGFAKLRPENLSVQDFIKITQVIETQNQR; encoded by the coding sequence GTGAATTGTGTAAAACCCAAAAAAAAGTTCGGTCAGCATTTTCTTAAAGACAAATCAATTGCAGAAAAAGTCGCAACTATCATTCCGGTAGAATTTGAAGGCAAAATATTGGAAATTGGTCCCGGAACAGGTGTGCTAACCCAATTTCTCATGAATACACGATTGAAAGACTTATATCTGAGCGAAATTGATACTGAATCAATTGAATATCTAAAGGAAAACTTGATTGATGCTACATACCATCATAGGATAATTGAAGGTGATTTCTTGAAAAATGCTTCATCAATGCTGAAAGATGCAAACTGGTTTGTGATAGGAAATTTTCCTTACAATATTTCGTCTCAAATCCTTTTTAAAATATTAGAGAACAGGCAGTTTGTAGATGGCTTTGGAGGTATGTTTCAGCGAGAAGTTGCACGCAGAATTTGTTCTGAACCACATTCAAAAGAATATGGAATTCTTTCAGTGCTAGTGCAAGCATATTTTCAGATGGAATATTGCTTCACAGTATCAGAAAATGTATTTAATCCGCCTCCCAAAGTAAAAACAGGAGTAATTAAAGGTTGGAGATACAGGGAAACATTGGGTGATTGTTCAGACAAACTCTTTTTTGATGTTGTTAAAACTGCATTTAACCAGAGGAGAAAAACGATGAACAATTGCCTAAAGAAATTCAACTTACCAACAGAAACACTTGAACAAACAGGCTTTGCCAAACTAAGACCGGAAAATTTATCTGTGCAAGACTTTATTAAAATTACGCAAGTAATAGAAACACAAAATCAAAGATAA
- a CDS encoding DUF1573 domain-containing protein, which yields MKKIILSTIMLCFTAVASFATGYNEPPTSEDSVKFETLIHDFGDVQANSQARYEFHFTNNSNRPLEIKSVRASCGCTAPSYSKEPVAPGKVGSVVAVYSAPSKAQNFVKTITVETSHGTFRLTIKGTVIEVEQQPQTPVRVN from the coding sequence ATGAAAAAAATTATCCTATCTACAATTATGCTTTGCTTCACAGCAGTAGCTTCTTTTGCAACCGGTTACAACGAACCTCCAACTTCTGAAGATTCTGTTAAGTTTGAAACTCTGATTCATGATTTTGGTGATGTTCAGGCGAACTCGCAAGCCAGATATGAGTTCCATTTTACTAATAACTCTAACAGACCCCTTGAAATTAAAAGTGTAAGAGCAAGTTGTGGGTGTACCGCTCCTTCTTATTCAAAAGAACCTGTGGCTCCCGGTAAAGTAGGCTCTGTGGTTGCTGTTTATTCAGCACCATCTAAAGCTCAAAACTTTGTTAAAACAATTACGGTTGAGACTTCTCATGGTACGTTCAGACTTACAATTAAAGGTACTGTTATTGAAGTAGAACAACAACCGCAAACCCCTGTGAGGGTGAACTAA
- a CDS encoding pyridoxal-phosphate dependent enzyme codes for MFNLPSPLQKIEKALFEEHQIDVFIKRDDLIHPFVSGNKIRKLKGWLTEAQRTQSHTLVTFGGAYSNHLIATAFAATIFGFKNIGIVRGEEQPMNMVLKHCQLFGMEIYYVNREQYRKKDECFNSMFGNKQGFLYVPEGGGGLPGRIGFEDFIIESEMNADHFVIAAGTGTSAKGIADALLKNNNTHSTVWALATVKDQSLTKLASSNLNFLFDYTGKGFGKFDNTLINFIQDEFRTTGVLFDPVYTAKAWKGFLDLVKKGTFKKNAKVIFVHTGGLTGLWSL; via the coding sequence ATGTTTAATCTCCCTTCACCACTTCAGAAAATAGAAAAAGCACTGTTCGAAGAACATCAAATTGATGTTTTTATAAAGCGAGACGACCTCATACACCCGTTTGTTTCAGGAAACAAAATAAGAAAACTCAAAGGTTGGCTAACAGAAGCACAACGAACGCAATCTCATACGTTGGTTACATTTGGAGGCGCATACTCAAATCACCTAATAGCCACTGCATTTGCTGCTACTATTTTTGGTTTTAAGAATATCGGAATTGTTAGAGGCGAAGAGCAGCCAATGAATATGGTTTTAAAGCATTGCCAACTCTTTGGTATGGAAATTTATTATGTAAATCGTGAACAATACAGGAAAAAAGACGAATGTTTTAACAGCATGTTCGGGAATAAACAAGGATTCCTTTATGTACCGGAAGGTGGAGGTGGCTTACCCGGCAGAATAGGATTTGAAGATTTTATTATTGAATCTGAAATGAATGCAGACCATTTCGTAATTGCAGCCGGTACAGGAACTTCTGCCAAAGGAATTGCCGATGCTCTCCTTAAAAACAATAACACACATTCAACAGTATGGGCTCTTGCAACTGTTAAAGATCAATCTCTAACTAAACTTGCTTCATCCAATCTTAATTTTTTGTTTGACTACACAGGCAAAGGGTTTGGCAAATTTGACAATACGTTAATTAACTTTATTCAAGATGAGTTTCGTACAACGGGAGTATTATTTGACCCTGTTTATACAGCCAAAGCATGGAAAGGTTTTTTGGATTTAGTTAAGAAAGGAACATTTAAAAAGAACGCAAAGGTAATTTTTGTTCACACAGGAGGACTTACGGGTCTATGGTCATTATAA
- a CDS encoding glycosyltransferase family 4 protein, which yields MKALKIGFDAKRIYNNTTGLGVYGRSLVRNLAKEFPENEYLLYTPSKTDRFYTITNNFKVITPKTPFHSYWRSYGINKSIAKQHLDIFHGLSNEIPLKLNPTTKYVCTIHDLIWLKIPQTYKAIDRYFYTQKLKHACHHCDMIIATSNQTANDLKELMKVSDDRIKVIYQSGTEVPIHINQTPPIEEPYFFYLSSFQQRKNHLTLLQAYANIKNKSNRMLVLAGQEGETLVEVKNFITKYKLHADVKVITNLTEIDKYHWLAHADAFIYPSSYEGFGIPLLEAMQLGKPLILNDIPVFREIAGNLAQYFSLIDNNSLENILSNFSAQQFISTKPIGLPEKFSPIFTSKQLQHTYLELL from the coding sequence ATGAAAGCACTCAAAATAGGATTTGATGCTAAACGTATTTATAATAATACAACCGGATTGGGTGTATATGGAAGGAGTTTAGTTAGAAATTTGGCAAAAGAGTTTCCGGAAAACGAATACCTATTATATACACCTTCTAAAACTGACCGCTTTTATACCATTACAAATAACTTTAAGGTAATTACACCTAAAACTCCATTCCATTCCTATTGGCGTTCATACGGCATCAATAAAAGTATTGCCAAACAACATCTCGATATATTTCATGGGTTAAGCAATGAAATCCCATTGAAACTCAATCCAACAACAAAATATGTATGTACCATCCATGATTTGATTTGGTTAAAAATACCCCAAACATATAAAGCAATCGATCGTTACTTCTATACTCAAAAACTCAAACACGCTTGTCATCATTGCGACATGATCATTGCAACGAGTAACCAGACTGCTAACGATTTGAAAGAACTAATGAAAGTATCAGATGATAGAATTAAAGTCATATATCAATCAGGAACAGAGGTGCCAATCCATATCAATCAAACACCACCGATTGAAGAACCTTATTTTTTCTATTTAAGCAGTTTTCAACAGCGCAAAAATCATTTGACACTTCTTCAAGCCTATGCAAACATCAAAAACAAGAGCAATCGAATGTTGGTATTAGCCGGACAAGAAGGTGAAACATTAGTTGAGGTGAAAAATTTTATTACAAAATACAAACTACATGCAGATGTCAAGGTAATAACGAATCTTACTGAAATCGATAAATATCATTGGCTCGCTCATGCTGATGCATTTATATATCCATCTTCTTATGAAGGATTTGGCATTCCTTTATTAGAGGCGATGCAACTTGGCAAACCACTTATTTTAAATGATATTCCTGTATTTAGAGAAATTGCGGGTAACTTAGCACAATATTTTTCTCTTATAGATAATAATTCGCTTGAAAATATCTTATCCAATTTTTCTGCTCAACAATTTATCTCGACCAAACCAATTGGGCTCCCTGAAAAATTCTCACCAATTTTTACAAGTAAGCAACTTCAGCACACATATTTAGAGTTGCTGTAA